The stretch of DNA CCTTCTCATACGCTTTTCAGCCTGCTTAGTGTTTGGCATGCATAACCTCCTCTTAAATAATTAAATAATAATTATACCAAACTTTCTAAAGGAGGTTTTAAGATGAAGCACTTAGTCGTTGCTGGTTTAGCAGGTCTTGCTTTATTTGCGGTTTCTTGCCAGCAAAGGCCTAAGGAAGAGGCTAAACAGCCTTCCACACCAACACAGGAACAACAGGCTAAACAAGAAGAGAAACCACAAGCTGTTGCTCAAGCACCTACCGCTGTTAATGCAGAGGCTTTGGCTAAGTCAAAGGGCTGTTTTGCTTGTCATGATATAAACGCAAAGAAGGTAGGACCTGCTTTTAAAGATGTGGCAAAGAGAGAAGCGGGAAAGGTGGATTATTTAGCTCAAAGGATAAAAAACGGTGGAGTGGGAGAGTGGGGGAACGTGCCTATGCCTCCACAGAACGTGACAGAAGAAGAGGCAAAGCTACTGGCTCAGTGGATACTCTCACTTAAATAAAGAAGATGGGGGCTTTGCCCCCGCTCTTTTAGCAAGCCTGTCCAGGTGCTCCAGAACAATCTGGGCAGAGTGTTACACCTCTAGCTCCAAAAATTATCT from Thermocrinis sp. encodes:
- a CDS encoding c-type cytochrome → MAKSKGCFACHDINAKKVGPAFKDVAKREAGKVDYLAQRIKNGGVGEWGNVPMPPQNVTEEEAKLLAQWILSLK